The DNA region aTAGTTTTCATGTCATTGGAAAATTTATGTCTAATGGGGTTTTGGTTCCTCTTGCCATTTCCGTTTGcaaagattaaactttaaaccaaaaaaaaaagaaagctaaTTTTATGTTCATACTCATATAAGATTTGAGTGTATTTTTAGTCTTTCATTTTTGTCCAAATAAAAGCTAAGAAAGGCATTTTACATCCTTAATTCATGGATTTTCTTCCTATATGGTTGGATTGATTTAATTCTTGAATATCtgtaatcaaaattatatttttccttcctATAATAGGTTTTCCGGATAGAACTAACCGTAATATTAGGGGGTGTTCGGTCAGTCTTGGCTGATGAATGTACGGTAAAAACTTGCATGCATGTCTTTATAAGCCACCCTTAATCACGCTCTATTCAACAGTCAGTGTTTTGTCTTCGGTAAGTTTTCCCCCAAGAAGACAGAAAATAATGGCGAACGCTAATTGTATCATCTTGGCTCTTTCTTTGGTTGCTCTCTTATCATTGCACCACGTTGAAGCTCGGCCAAGCCCCAGCGCCGCTCCCACTGCTCCTGATCATCTTACTTCATCCAGAGGTGCAGTTCCTCCTGCTCTTAAAGCCGTCTGTTACAAAACTGAATTCCCAAACGTATGCATCAGCAAAATATCTCCTTTAATCGGCCTGACCCAAAAAACGAATCCGACTTTAATCCTGCATTTGGGTTTGAAAGCCCTCGCTAGAGAAACCCACAAGGCCATTAACCAAACCAAAACGCTCTTCAATGACCCCAACACTAAGCCAGAAATCGCAGACTGTCTGATGGTTTGCTTAGAAAGTTATGACGATGTCCTTCAAAACAATGACAAAGCCATTCCTTTTATTCCCGGCAAGGATGTTGGCCAATTGGAAGCCCCACTCGACGCCACCATTACAATGATCAACGACTGTAACGATGCTTTCACTGAGTTAACCACGGAGGAGTCGCCATTGAAGAAAATCAATCAGAATTTGTTAGCGATAGCCAAGAACAACGTCGGCATTTGGAATGCCTTGACagcttaattatttatttctttgcaATCACAATATTGTAAGGGGGGGAAACTATTGATTGATGTTACTATCTgattgacaaaataaataataatttcttttataaattcgttttctttaataattcatttcaTACTCATGTGCATCTTCATATGTAATTAGGGGGAGATCTTGAAGAATTGGAAAAATAGCTGTTGTTTTTGGCGTTTAATCCTCTTAATTATCGTGTCGTGTGGACATTATTGAAATCAAGAAGTACAAAGCATGTATACACAGACAAAAGAAGCTTATATCATGTATTtacctaatttatttattatatgaaaaataatattatagtattttacATAAAAGTCGGTTCAAACTtatgaaatacaataaaatttaaaactaaaaaagatgttttaaaatttcttagaaaatatatttagatGTCCTCTTCAACTTCTTTACATTCTCTTCCtagattcttttctttttttttatcttctattttttaaactattattaacattttttctttcaataattgACCCATTATCCCTTGTCTTAATCATGCCTTCGTATCATTTTTTGATATCCTTCTCTCCCGTAAACCTCTCCCGTCATTATTGGGTTTTGTTTAtatgatgaaattttattaggtttgttattatataattttttttaatttactttatttaagagggaggacaagaagaagaaagtgaagctattttttatttttaaaatttaaaatataattttgttattatatattttttttgttaatagagCTAAATTTTAGGTCAAAAATGTGATTTACACAAATGTTATGTTTAAAGacaaaacttgagtgggaacaGTTAATTAACAAACCCAGTCATGTCCCACCGTAATTACTACAATAAGGTAAGGCAATGTGACGTCTTTTGAGAATAAGTGACCAAGGCCACTAACGTGGGCACTCAGTGCGTACAGCCTAAACCTGCGCACACACTTGCAGCGGAACCCTGTGAAGAAGAGGGGAAATAAAAGGCAGACAAGGCAGCAGTGAAAGAGAGATAGACAAACTCGTCTAGCGAGCGAGTAAAAGAAAGAGATTGAACTGAGTCGATTGAGTTGGGGTCCTCGAGTCAAAGCGACCGAATCAACTAAATCTTAAAATCACGCCTTAAcgaaaacaaaaagtaaaacaCAGCGGAGCGTGGCACTAGAAAAAAATGGAGAACAAGAAGATAATTAGTGATCTTTCCTTTACCTCTCTATTTCCCAGTATTGTTACGTATTCTTCTCTAACCCTAACTCCACCTTTTTTAACATTAACAAAAACGGCTCACCCCCTTTTTTCTACGCATCCACCAAACCTATGCCACTCaattcttctctcttttctcttgttttcttctttcctcTTCTTTCCCCGAGTTTTGGTCTCGCTGTCGAGTTCTTTCTTGTTTCTTGCCCAACGGAGAAGGTAGCGAATCTGTCTTTATTATGTGCTTTtagttttgttattgtttctttTCGTTGTTGGGTCTATCGATTTTGTGTTTGACGATGGTTGCTGAATGTGCTATGTTTCTTGAtttcttgattttgttcttTGGTCTGATAGCCTTGAAATTGGTGGAGTTGGACTTGTTTGTTTGCGGAGAGTTGTCAATTTGTTTTATTGAATGATGTGAGTTTCTTGAATGTTTATCTTAATCACGGGTTcttgattcaatttcaattctACTTATGTAATTGTGTAATCAGCATTCTATTGCATGGAATTTCTTCCCTTTCATGATTTTTTAGATCTGTTTATTGTGTGATGATGTATGGCCCTGTGTTTTTTGTGTTCTCAGGCTATATGCATTGCCCAACTTTATATCACTAAATAATTTGTGTCACTGGCAATTGGTTTGTACTTTTTCTTTCGCCTCTGGTTATTGGTTATGATCTGTCCAATGCAAGAACTCATGGgttctcattttatttttggtgtagcattttcaaactttctacATTGCATACTTTTTGCTGTAGAAGCAGTGGCTGCACGGTATTGCAGATACAACAACTTCTGGTTCATGGAAGAGATTACTAGCCATGGTTTTAATGGTATTAATAATGCtgcaaagaagaagagaagccAAACTTCTCGCCGACCTTTAGATGATGTGAGCAAGATCTCAAGTGATGAGAATGTTGGTTCTGATAATAAATCTAAGCAGAAAGAGTTTAATCTCAATCAATCTGTTACTTGGTTATCTTTTGGTAGTGCAATTGAAGGCGAGAAACCCCAAAAAGGGGTAAGAGGGAGGATGGAGGATTTAACATTTTCTACAATAATGAACCAGGGCAAAGTGGTCGTAACAACAAACGTGCTAGTGAAGGTGTGCTTGCCCCTGCTAACTGGAGAAGGAATGGTGAAAGCCAGAGTCCAGGGCTGTTGGGAGTGAATAGTGATGGTTTAGGAAATGAGAGTAAGGTGAACAAAGTTAAGCTCAAGCTTGGTGGTGTCACACACACCATACAGGCCAACTCCACAGCCAACGTTGTGACCGGAAATGCTTCAAAGAATTCCCAATCCCCAGATGACTTCAGACCAAGGCAGAAACAGAAACTTCAGGTATACTGTTGCCTCTTGTCAGCtcaattctttgaaattttaaactctcATTTTCTTATTAAGAATTATTAGGTATTATGCTCACTAGAATATTTTGTCTGTTTCAATTATGTGAGTATCACTTGCCTTAAGTTTGTTCAGACTTCAGATGTGTCTAAACCATTAGAGCATCCAAATgtgaaatatgtatatatatattttttcgtTTTTTAAGCATTTCTAGCTTTCTATAGTTGGATAGAGagttaaatcataattttacagAAGGATATCTTCAGTGTTAATGGGGAGGGGTTTTTCATACCTTAATAAGTATTCTTAATATCGAATTATGTTTGAAATTCTGTGCAATCTTCTTATATGCTTCATTGCAGGGAATTTCCGATGGTAGCCTTTCCCCTCCAGATAAGAGAGCTGGCCATCGAGGGAGAGGTGGCTTTAGTTTTGGGAAGGAGAATCCATTGATGGGGAAGAGCTCTGGAAAGAATTCCTCTGGGAAACAAGGAGATCACCCTGGTGCTTTTCGAAAGAGCAAGCGGGTATCTAAGAGGTGTGTGCTGGATGGAGaatttgaagatgatgatgatgacgagaTTAGATACCTGGAGAAACTTAAAACTTCAAAGTCCACTTCAGGATgtaaagatgatgatgaagaatcaGGCCAAAAACATCAGAAACTTTCTAGATTGTCTAATTTGGAAAATATTGGCTCTTCAAGGTCAGTCaaagagggaaagaaaaagTCCAGGCCTGATAGAGTGTCTCGGGACACTGACTATGAGGACGAAGAAGAGGAGCCAGCGTCTGATGGTGATACCGTTGATAGAGAGAAtgaaaaacagaagaaagaatCTATCGATTCATTGATGGATAATAAGAGGGGAATAGCACTGACGACACGACAAAGGGCACTTCAGTCTAGCAAAGAAAGCTCTTCTGCTCCAGGTCCAAGTTTAATTGAGTTTCCAAATGGTTTACCACCTGGCCCACCTAGAAGTAAGCTTCTGCTATGCCGTATATAGGTTATACAACtggattattaattttattactccATAATTGTGGTGatttcttcttcctttattATAGAGCAAAAGGAGAAACTCACAGAAGTGGAACAGCAACTTAAAAAAGCGGAAGCTGCACAGAGACGAAGAATGCAAGTTGAGAAGGCTAATAGGGAACAAGAGGTCAGTTCAGTGTTTTGTGTACTGcagtttctttttattaatgttttaagATTTAAAGAGGTGATAGCAAGCATGTTTTGAGTGATCGTAATAGGCTGAGGCTATTAGAAAAATACTTGGTCAAGATTCCAGCAGGGAGAAGCGGAAAGCACTACAGAAGAAGCGCCAGGATGCATTGGCACAGGTTGTAAAAACTTATGGATAAGCTTTTTGTTGTAAGTCTTGGTTTTAAGCTAATCATTTATTCTTGAATTTTCACAGGAGAAGGCTGCAGATGCCCTGTTGCTTGCATCAAGTACTATCAGATGGGTCAAGGGTCCTACTGGGACTGTTGTGACATTTCCCAAAGATATGGGCCTCCCTAGTATTTTTGAATCAAAACCCTGCAGGTAGTATCTGTTAGAAATTAAGGTTTTTTGCCTCTACCAAACAAATGTATAGGCTATATTGTATACCATTACACGAGATTAATTTTCTGTTTGTGATGTCTATTTTCTTTCTAAAGTTTTGGGTCTGGATATGCAGTTATCCTCCTCGACGTGAGAATTGTGTGGGTCCATCTTGTACTAACCCATACAAGTATCGAG from Mangifera indica cultivar Alphonso chromosome 8, CATAS_Mindica_2.1, whole genome shotgun sequence includes:
- the LOC123223369 gene encoding pectinesterase 1-like, whose product is MANANCIILALSLVALLSLHHVEARPSPSAAPTAPDHLTSSRGAVPPALKAVCYKTEFPNVCISKISPLIGLTQKTNPTLILHLGLKALARETHKAINQTKTLFNDPNTKPEIADCLMVCLESYDDVLQNNDKAIPFIPGKDVGQLEAPLDATITMINDCNDAFTELTTEESPLKKINQNLLAIAKNNVGIWNALTA
- the LOC123223370 gene encoding uncharacterized protein LOC123223370, with translation MGSHFIFGVAFSNFLHCILFAVEAVAARYCRYNNFWFMEEITSHGFNGINNAAKKKRSQTSRRPLDDVSKISSDENVGSDNKSKQKERETPKRGKREDGGFNIFYNNEPGQSGRNNKRASEGVLAPANWRRNGESQSPGLLGVNSDGLGNESKVNKVKLKLGGVTHTIQANSTANVVTGNASKNSQSPDDFRPRQKQKLQGISDGSLSPPDKRAGHRGRGGFSFGKENPLMGKSSGKNSSGKQGDHPGAFRKSKRVSKRCVLDGEFEDDDDDEIRYLEKLKTSKSTSGCKDDDEESGQKHQKLSRLSNLENIGSSRSVKEGKKKSRPDRVSRDTDYEDEEEEPASDGDTVDRENEKQKKESIDSLMDNKRGIALTTRQRALQSSKESSSAPGPSLIEFPNGLPPGPPRKQKEKLTEVEQQLKKAEAAQRRRMQVEKANREQEAEAIRKILGQDSSREKRKALQKKRQDALAQEKAADALLLASSTIRWVKGPTGTVVTFPKDMGLPSIFESKPCSYPPRRENCVGPSCTNPYKYRDSKSKLPLCSLQCYKAVQEKLQAETTC